Proteins encoded together in one Sinorhizobium meliloti window:
- the rpsJ gene encoding 30S ribosomal protein S10 — protein MNGQNIRIRLKAFDHRILDASTREIVSTAKRTGASVRGPVPLPTRIEKFTVNRSPHVDKKSREQFEMRTHKRLLDIVDPTPQTVDALMKLDLAAGVDVEIKL, from the coding sequence ATGAACGGCCAGAATATCCGCATCCGCCTCAAGGCGTTTGATCACCGGATCCTCGATGCCTCCACGCGCGAAATCGTGTCGACGGCCAAGCGCACCGGTGCGAGTGTGCGCGGGCCCGTGCCGCTTCCGACCCGGATTGAGAAATTCACGGTCAACCGGTCGCCCCACGTCGACAAGAAGAGCCGCGAACAGTTCGAGATGCGCACGCACAAGCGTCTTCTCGATATCGTTGATCCGACCCCGCAGACGGTGGACGCGCTGATGAAGCTCGATCTGGCCGCCGGCGTAGACGTCGAGATCAAGCTGTAA
- the rplC gene encoding 50S ribosomal protein L3 yields MRSGVIAQKVGMTRVYNDAGEHIPVTVLRLENCQVVSHRTEEKNGYTAVQLGAGRSKVKNTPKAMRGHFAAASVEPKAKLVEFRVSADNLIDIGAELTAGHFVAGQLVDVTGTTIGKGFAGAIKRHNFGGLRATHGVSVSHRSHGSTGSNQDPGRVWKGKRMAGHMGQTRVTTQNLEVVSTDEDRGLILVKGAVPGSKGSWIVVRDAIKSGTPEGAPRPAAVRAAESK; encoded by the coding sequence ATGCGTTCAGGTGTGATTGCACAGAAGGTGGGAATGACCCGCGTCTACAACGACGCCGGCGAGCATATCCCGGTAACAGTATTGCGGCTGGAGAACTGCCAGGTAGTGTCCCACCGCACGGAAGAGAAGAACGGTTATACCGCAGTTCAGCTGGGTGCCGGCCGTTCGAAGGTCAAGAATACGCCGAAGGCCATGCGCGGCCATTTTGCCGCTGCCAGCGTTGAGCCGAAGGCAAAGCTCGTCGAGTTCCGCGTGAGCGCCGACAACCTGATCGACATTGGCGCCGAGCTTACGGCGGGCCATTTCGTCGCCGGGCAGCTCGTGGACGTTACCGGCACCACCATCGGTAAGGGTTTTGCCGGCGCGATCAAGCGCCACAACTTCGGCGGCCTGCGTGCAACGCACGGCGTGTCCGTATCGCACCGTTCGCATGGTTCGACCGGTTCCAACCAGGACCCGGGCCGCGTCTGGAAGGGCAAGCGCATGGCTGGTCACATGGGCCAGACGCGCGTCACCACGCAGAACCTCGAAGTCGTATCGACCGATGAAGACCGCGGTCTGATCCTGGTCAAGGGTGCAGTTCCCGGCTCCAAGGGTTCCTGGATCGTCGTCCGTGACGCCATCAAGTCGGGCACTCCGGAAGGCGCACCGCGCCCTGCCGCAGTGCGCGCCGCAGAATCGAAGTAA
- the rplD gene encoding 50S ribosomal protein L4, whose product MDLTVKTLEGKDAGKVSLSDAIFGLEPREDIIARVVRWQLAKRQQGTHKAKGRAEVSRTGAKMYKQKGTGRARHHSARAPQFRGGGKAHGPVVRSHAHDLPKKIRALGLRHALSAKLKAEDIIVIDDLVANEAKTKALAGAFASLGLTNALIIGGAEIEGNFKLAAQNIPNVDVLPVQGINVYDILRRGKLVLSKAAVEALEERFK is encoded by the coding sequence ATGGATCTCACCGTCAAAACCCTCGAGGGCAAGGACGCGGGAAAGGTTTCCCTTTCCGACGCCATTTTCGGTCTCGAGCCTCGTGAAGACATCATTGCCCGCGTCGTTCGCTGGCAGCTCGCAAAGCGCCAGCAGGGTACGCACAAGGCCAAGGGCCGTGCGGAAGTCTCCCGCACCGGCGCCAAGATGTACAAGCAGAAGGGTACGGGCCGCGCCCGCCACCATTCGGCTCGTGCTCCGCAGTTCCGCGGCGGCGGCAAGGCTCACGGGCCGGTCGTCCGCAGCCATGCGCACGATCTTCCGAAGAAGATCCGCGCACTGGGCCTGCGCCATGCGCTGTCTGCCAAGCTGAAGGCCGAGGACATCATCGTCATCGACGATCTCGTCGCCAACGAAGCAAAGACGAAGGCGCTCGCCGGCGCATTCGCCTCGCTCGGCCTCACCAACGCCCTGATCATCGGCGGAGCCGAGATCGAAGGCAACTTCAAGCTCGCCGCCCAGAACATCCCGAATGTGGACGTTCTGCCGGTTCAGGGCATCAACGTTTACGACATTCTGCGCCGTGGCAAGCTCGTGCTTTCCAAGGCTGCTGTGGAAGCTCTGGAGGAGCGGTTCAAATGA
- a CDS encoding 50S ribosomal protein L23 gives MTDLRHYDVIVSPSITEKSTLVSEQNQVVFNVAKGASKPEIKAAVEALFGVKVTAVNTLVRKGKLKRFRGFAGKQKDVKKAIVTLADGQSIDVSTGL, from the coding sequence ATGACGGATCTTCGCCACTACGACGTGATCGTGTCTCCCTCGATCACTGAAAAGTCGACGCTGGTCTCCGAACAGAACCAGGTCGTCTTCAATGTCGCCAAGGGTGCTTCGAAGCCTGAGATCAAGGCTGCCGTCGAAGCGCTGTTCGGCGTGAAGGTCACGGCCGTGAACACGCTCGTCCGCAAGGGCAAGTTGAAGCGCTTCCGCGGCTTCGCCGGAAAGCAGAAGGACGTGAAGAAGGCGATCGTAACGCTCGCCGACGGTCAGTCCATCGACGTTTCCACCGGTCTCTAA
- the rplB gene encoding 50S ribosomal protein L2, with protein sequence MALKSFNPTTPSQRQLVIVSRAGLYKGKPVKALTEGLSSKGGRNNLGRITVRFQGGGHKRTYRLVDFKRRKFDVEGTVERLEYDPNRTAFIALVNYADGEQAYILAPQRLAVGDKVIASEKAVDVKPGNAMPLQYIPVGSIIHNVEMKPGKGGQIARSAGTYAQLVGRDQGMAILRLNSGEQRLVHGSCLASIGAVSNPDHGNINDGKAGRSRWRGKRPHVRGVVMNPVDHPHGGGEGRTSGGRHPVTPWGKPTKGKRTRSNKSTDKFIMRSRHQRKK encoded by the coding sequence ATGGCATTGAAAAGTTTCAATCCGACGACGCCGAGCCAGCGTCAACTGGTCATCGTCAGCCGGGCCGGCCTCTACAAGGGCAAGCCGGTCAAGGCGCTGACCGAGGGCCTGTCCTCCAAGGGCGGTCGCAACAACCTGGGCCGCATCACCGTTCGTTTTCAGGGCGGTGGTCACAAGCGGACCTACCGTCTGGTCGACTTCAAGCGTCGCAAGTTCGACGTCGAAGGCACGGTCGAGCGTCTGGAATACGACCCGAACCGCACTGCGTTCATCGCGCTGGTCAACTACGCGGACGGTGAGCAGGCCTATATCCTTGCGCCGCAGCGCCTGGCTGTCGGCGACAAGGTGATTGCCTCGGAAAAGGCCGTCGACGTCAAGCCCGGCAATGCGATGCCGCTGCAGTACATTCCGGTCGGCTCCATCATCCACAATGTGGAGATGAAGCCGGGCAAGGGCGGTCAGATCGCCCGCTCCGCCGGAACCTACGCTCAGCTCGTCGGCCGTGACCAGGGCATGGCGATCCTGCGCCTGAACTCGGGCGAGCAGCGTCTGGTGCACGGCTCTTGCCTCGCATCGATCGGTGCTGTATCGAACCCCGATCACGGCAACATCAATGATGGTAAGGCCGGCCGTTCGCGTTGGCGCGGCAAGCGTCCGCACGTACGCGGCGTCGTCATGAACCCGGTTGACCATCCGCACGGCGGCGGTGAAGGCCGCACCTCCGGTGGTCGCCATCCGGTCACGCCATGGGGCAAGCCCACAAAGGGCAAGCGCACGCGCTCCAATAAGTCGACCGACAAGTTCATTATGCGCTCGCGTCACCAGCGCAAGAAGTAA
- the rpsS gene encoding 30S ribosomal protein S19, with amino-acid sequence MARSVWKGPFVDGYLLKKAEKVREGGRNEVIKMWSRRSTILPQFVGLTFGVYNGNKHVPVSVSEEMVGHKFGEFAPTRTYYGHGADKKAKRK; translated from the coding sequence GTGGCTCGTTCAGTATGGAAAGGTCCGTTTGTTGACGGTTATCTTCTCAAGAAGGCTGAGAAGGTCCGCGAAGGCGGCCGCAACGAAGTGATCAAGATGTGGAGCCGTCGCTCCACGATCCTTCCGCAGTTCGTCGGTCTGACCTTCGGCGTCTACAACGGCAACAAGCACGTTCCCGTCTCGGTGTCCGAAGAAATGGTCGGTCACAAGTTCGGTGAATTCGCTCCGACCCGGACCTATTATGGTCATGGCGCGGACAAGAAAGCGAAGAGGAAGTAA
- the rplV gene encoding 50S ribosomal protein L22, translating into MGKAKAERRLKDNEAQAVARTIRVSPQKLNLVAALIRGKKVDRALAELEFSRKRIAGTVKKTLESAIANAENNHDLDVDSLIVAEAFVGKSIVMKRFHARGRGRASRVEKPFAHLTIVVREVEAKGEAA; encoded by the coding sequence ATGGGCAAGGCAAAAGCCGAACGCCGGCTGAAGGATAATGAGGCGCAGGCAGTTGCGCGCACGATCCGCGTCAGCCCCCAGAAGCTCAACCTCGTTGCCGCGCTGATCCGCGGCAAGAAGGTGGACCGGGCTCTGGCCGAACTCGAGTTCTCGCGCAAGCGCATCGCAGGCACCGTCAAGAAGACGCTTGAATCTGCGATCGCCAACGCAGAGAACAACCATGATCTCGACGTTGATTCGCTCATCGTCGCAGAAGCTTTTGTTGGCAAGTCGATCGTGATGAAGCGCTTCCACGCCCGTGGTCGCGGCCGTGCATCGCGGGTCGAAAAGCCGTTCGCGCACTTGACGATCGTCGTTCGTGAAGTGGAAGCCAAAGGGGAGGCCGCATAA
- the rpsC gene encoding 30S ribosomal protein S3 has protein sequence MGQKINPIGFRLGINRTWDSRWFADNAEYGQLLHEDLKIRAYLMEELKSAGIAKVVIERPHKKCRVTIHSARPGLIIGKKGADIEKLRRKLSEMTNSETHLNIVEVRKPEVDATLVAQSIAQQLERRVAFRRAMKRAVQSAMRLGAEGIKITCAGRLGGAEIARTEWYREGRVPLHTLRADIDYGTAEAETAFGICGVKVWIFKGEILEHDPMASERRATESDNQGGSGRERRRENA, from the coding sequence ATGGGCCAGAAGATTAATCCGATCGGTTTCCGTCTCGGCATCAACCGGACCTGGGATAGCCGTTGGTTCGCGGACAACGCGGAATACGGCCAGCTTCTTCACGAAGACCTGAAGATCCGCGCCTATCTGATGGAAGAGCTGAAGTCGGCCGGTATCGCCAAGGTCGTGATCGAGCGTCCGCACAAGAAGTGCCGCGTGACGATCCACTCGGCACGCCCGGGCCTGATCATCGGCAAGAAGGGCGCCGACATCGAAAAGCTTCGCAGGAAGCTTTCCGAGATGACCAATTCGGAAACGCACCTCAACATCGTCGAAGTGCGCAAGCCGGAAGTCGACGCAACGCTCGTTGCGCAGTCGATCGCTCAGCAGCTCGAGCGCCGCGTAGCGTTCCGTCGTGCGATGAAGCGTGCCGTTCAGTCGGCGATGCGCCTCGGCGCCGAAGGCATCAAGATCACCTGCGCCGGCCGTCTCGGCGGTGCGGAAATCGCCCGTACCGAATGGTATCGTGAAGGCCGCGTTCCGCTGCATACGCTGCGCGCCGACATCGATTACGGCACTGCCGAAGCGGAAACCGCTTTCGGTATCTGCGGTGTCAAGGTCTGGATCTTCAAGGGCGAAATCCTTGAGCACGATCCGATGGCTTCCGAGCGCCGCGCGACCGAGAGTGACAACCAGGGCGGTAGCGGCAGAGAGCGTCGCCGCGAGAACGCGTAA
- the rplP gene encoding 50S ribosomal protein L16, giving the protein MLQPKRTKYRKQFKGRIKGVAKGGSDLAFGEFGLKAQEPNRVNAREIEAARRAITRHMKRAGRVWIRVFPDVPVTAKPTEVRMGKGKGSVEYWACKVKPGRMMFEIDGVNEELAREALRLGAAKLSVKTRFVQRIAE; this is encoded by the coding sequence ATGTTGCAGCCAAAGCGTACGAAGTATCGCAAGCAGTTCAAGGGGCGCATCAAGGGCGTCGCGAAGGGCGGCTCTGACCTCGCCTTCGGCGAGTTCGGTCTGAAGGCCCAGGAGCCCAACCGCGTCAATGCTCGCGAGATCGAAGCGGCCCGCCGTGCGATCACCCGTCATATGAAGCGCGCCGGCCGCGTCTGGATCCGGGTATTCCCCGACGTTCCGGTCACGGCAAAGCCGACCGAAGTCCGCATGGGTAAGGGCAAGGGTTCGGTCGAATACTGGGCATGCAAGGTCAAGCCCGGCCGCATGATGTTCGAGATCGACGGTGTCAACGAGGAGCTCGCCCGCGAAGCACTTCGCCTCGGCGCTGCCAAGCTCTCTGTCAAGACGCGCTTCGTGCAGCGTATCGCAGAGTAA
- the rpmC gene encoding 50S ribosomal protein L29 encodes MKAADVRALSADQLKEELAKLKKEQFNLRFQKATGQLEKSSRINEVRKDIARIKTIARQKAAEAKA; translated from the coding sequence ATGAAAGCCGCAGATGTTCGCGCTCTGAGCGCCGACCAACTCAAGGAAGAGCTTGCCAAGCTGAAGAAGGAGCAGTTCAACCTGCGCTTCCAGAAGGCGACTGGCCAGCTCGAGAAGTCTTCGCGTATCAACGAGGTCCGCAAGGACATCGCACGCATCAAAACCATTGCCCGCCAGAAGGCGGCAGAAGCCAAGGCCTAA
- the rpsQ gene encoding 30S ribosomal protein S17 has protein sequence MPKRILQGTVVSDKNDKTVVVRVERRFAHPILQKTVRRSKKYKAHDENNQFKVGDLVSIEECAPISKDKRWTVVSAQS, from the coding sequence ATGCCGAAACGCATTCTGCAGGGCACCGTCGTCAGCGACAAGAACGACAAGACCGTCGTCGTCCGGGTCGAGCGCCGCTTTGCGCACCCGATCCTTCAGAAGACCGTTCGTCGTTCCAAGAAGTACAAGGCTCACGACGAGAACAACCAGTTCAAGGTCGGCGACCTCGTTTCCATCGAGGAATGCGCGCCGATTTCCAAGGACAAGCGCTGGACGGTCGTTTCCGCCCAGTCTTGA
- the rplN gene encoding 50S ribosomal protein L14, whose protein sequence is MIQMQTNLDVADNSGARRVMCIKVLGGSKRKYASIGDIIVVSIKEAIPRGRVKKGDVMKAVVVRTAKDIRRADGSVIRFDTNAAVLIDNKKEPIGTRIFGPVPRELRAKNHMKIISLAPEVL, encoded by the coding sequence ATGATTCAGATGCAAACAAACCTCGACGTGGCGGATAATTCCGGCGCACGTCGTGTCATGTGCATCAAGGTGCTGGGCGGCTCCAAGCGTAAATACGCGTCGATCGGCGACATCATTGTCGTTTCGATCAAGGAAGCCATTCCGCGCGGCCGCGTGAAGAAGGGTGATGTCATGAAGGCTGTTGTCGTTCGCACCGCGAAAGACATCCGCCGTGCGGATGGCAGCGTCATCCGTTTCGACACCAACGCAGCCGTTCTCATCGACAACAAGAAAGAGCCGATCGGCACCCGTATCTTCGGACCGGTTCCGCGCGAACTCCGCGCCAAGAACCACATGAAGATCATCTCGCTGGCTCCGGAAGTACTCTAA
- the rplX gene encoding 50S ribosomal protein L24, whose protein sequence is MQKIRKGDKVVVLTGKDKGRTGEVIQVMPKEDRALVRGVNVVKRHQRQTQNQEAGIITKEASIHLSNIAIADPKDGKPTRVGFKIDGDKKVRVAKRSGDVIDG, encoded by the coding sequence ATGCAAAAGATTCGCAAAGGCGACAAGGTCGTCGTTCTGACCGGTAAGGACAAGGGCCGTACCGGCGAAGTCATTCAGGTCATGCCGAAGGAAGACAGGGCTCTCGTGCGCGGCGTCAACGTGGTGAAGCGTCACCAGCGCCAGACTCAGAACCAGGAAGCCGGCATTATCACCAAGGAAGCCTCGATCCACCTTTCGAACATCGCGATCGCCGATCCGAAGGACGGCAAGCCGACCCGCGTCGGTTTCAAGATCGATGGTGACAAGAAGGTCCGCGTGGCCAAGCGTTCGGGAGATGTGATCGATGGCTAA
- the rplE gene encoding 50S ribosomal protein L5, producing MAKSAYESRLKKEYVERIRKAMQEQFSYANEMQIPRLDKIVINMGVGEATGDSKKPTVAAADLAAIAGQKPVITRARNSIAGFKLREGMPIGAKVTLRGVRMYEFLDRLINIALPRVRDFRGLNPKSFDGRGNFAMGIKEHIVFPEINYDKVDQMWGMDIIVCTTATNDDEARALLKEFNFPFRQ from the coding sequence ATGGCTAAGTCCGCTTATGAGTCCCGGCTCAAGAAGGAATATGTAGAGCGCATCCGCAAGGCGATGCAGGAGCAGTTCTCCTACGCCAACGAAATGCAGATCCCGCGCCTCGACAAGATCGTCATCAACATGGGTGTTGGCGAAGCGACCGGCGATTCCAAGAAGCCGACCGTTGCTGCTGCCGACCTCGCTGCGATTGCCGGCCAGAAGCCGGTCATCACCCGCGCTCGCAACTCCATCGCCGGCTTCAAGCTTCGCGAAGGCATGCCGATTGGTGCCAAGGTTACCCTGCGCGGCGTTCGGATGTATGAGTTCCTGGATCGTCTCATCAACATCGCTCTTCCGCGTGTTCGAGACTTCCGCGGCCTCAATCCGAAGTCCTTCGATGGTCGTGGCAACTTTGCCATGGGCATCAAGGAGCACATTGTGTTCCCTGAGATCAACTACGACAAGGTTGATCAGATGTGGGGCATGGACATCATCGTTTGCACGACGGCAACTAACGACGACGAAGCACGCGCTCTTCTCAAAGAGTTCAACTTCCCGTTCCGTCAGTAA
- the rpsN gene encoding 30S ribosomal protein S14: protein MAKTSAVEKNKRRRKLVANHAAKRAVLKAIIMNQSLPIEERFKATLKLAELPRDGSKTRIRNRCEVTGRPRAYYRKLRMSRIALRELGNLGKVPGVVKSSW from the coding sequence ATGGCGAAAACGAGCGCAGTTGAAAAGAACAAGCGCCGCCGCAAACTGGTTGCCAATCACGCCGCCAAGCGCGCGGTCCTGAAGGCGATCATCATGAACCAGTCTTTGCCGATCGAAGAGCGGTTCAAGGCCACCCTCAAGCTGGCCGAACTGCCCCGCGATGGGTCCAAGACCCGCATCCGCAATCGTTGCGAAGTGACCGGCCGTCCGCGTGCCTATTATCGCAAGCTGCGCATGTCGCGTATTGCACTTCGCGAACTGGGCAATCTCGGCAAGGTGCCGGGCGTGGTCAAGTCGAGCTGGTAA
- the rpsH gene encoding 30S ribosomal protein S8, whose amino-acid sequence MAMTDPLGDMLTRIRNGAARRKSSVSTPASKLRARVLDVLQAEGYIRGYSEVEFGNGKAELNIELKYYEGASVIREIARVSKPGRRVYVSVKSIPQVANGLGITILSTPKGVMADHQAREQNVGGEVLCSIF is encoded by the coding sequence ATGGCAATGACTGATCCTTTGGGCGATATGCTCACCCGTATCCGCAACGGCGCTGCTCGCCGCAAGTCGAGCGTTTCGACGCCGGCTTCCAAGCTTCGCGCACGCGTTCTGGATGTCCTTCAGGCTGAAGGCTACATCCGCGGATACTCAGAGGTCGAATTCGGCAACGGCAAGGCCGAGCTGAACATCGAGTTGAAGTACTACGAAGGCGCATCCGTGATCCGTGAGATCGCGCGCGTCTCCAAGCCGGGCCGCCGGGTCTATGTCTCGGTCAAGTCCATTCCGCAGGTCGCGAACGGCCTCGGCATCACCATCCTTTCGACTCCGAAGGGCGTGATGGCCGATCACCAGGCACGCGAACAGAATGTTGGTGGCGAGGTTCTTTGCTCGATCTTCTAA
- the rplF gene encoding 50S ribosomal protein L6, with protein MSRIGKKPVQVPAGVTANVDGQKVTAKGPKGELFFVANDEVSVKLENNTVVVQPLNESKDARAKWGMSRTMIENILKGVKDGYERKLEINGVGYRASMQGKNLQLALGFSHDVVYQTPEGITIAVPKPTEIVVSGINKQQVGQVAAEIREYRGPEPYKGKGVKYAEERIVRKEGKKK; from the coding sequence ATGTCTCGTATCGGTAAGAAGCCCGTTCAAGTTCCGGCAGGCGTCACGGCTAACGTGGATGGCCAGAAGGTAACGGCAAAGGGCCCGAAGGGCGAACTGTTCTTCGTCGCAAATGACGAAGTTTCGGTGAAGCTCGAAAACAACACGGTTGTCGTTCAGCCGCTCAACGAGAGCAAGGATGCTCGCGCAAAGTGGGGCATGTCCCGCACGATGATCGAGAACATCCTCAAGGGCGTGAAGGACGGTTACGAGCGCAAGCTCGAAATCAACGGCGTCGGTTACCGCGCTTCCATGCAGGGCAAGAACCTGCAGCTGGCGCTCGGTTTCAGCCACGACGTCGTCTACCAGACGCCGGAAGGCATCACGATCGCTGTGCCGAAGCCGACGGAAATCGTCGTCTCCGGAATCAACAAGCAGCAGGTCGGCCAGGTTGCCGCGGAAATCCGCGAATACCGTGGCCCCGAGCCCTACAAGGGCAAGGGCGTCAAGTATGCCGAAGAGCGGATCGTCCGCAAAGAAGGCAAGAAGAAGTAA
- the rplR gene encoding 50S ribosomal protein L18, giving the protein MASRKDTLVRRASRVRRQIKAVANGRPRLSVHRSSKNIYAQIIDDVAGKTIASASTLDTDLRSSLKTGADTEAATAVGKLLAERASKAGIKDVVFDRGAFIYHGRIKALAEAAREGGLNF; this is encoded by the coding sequence ATGGCTAGCAGGAAAGATACTCTTGTGCGTCGCGCCAGCCGCGTGCGCCGTCAAATCAAGGCGGTTGCCAATGGCCGCCCGCGCCTGTCGGTTCATCGCTCGTCGAAGAACATCTATGCGCAGATCATTGACGATGTTGCCGGCAAGACGATTGCCTCGGCATCGACCCTCGACACGGATCTGCGGTCTTCGCTGAAGACCGGCGCCGATACCGAAGCCGCTACGGCTGTCGGCAAGCTCCTGGCAGAACGTGCTTCCAAGGCGGGCATCAAGGACGTTGTCTTTGATCGTGGCGCCTTCATCTACCACGGCCGCATCAAGGCGCTGGCCGAGGCAGCTCGCGAAGGCGGCCTGAACTTCTAA
- the rpsE gene encoding 30S ribosomal protein S5 — MAQERRGSREDRQNREERDSEFVDKLVAINRVAKVVKGGRRFGFAALVVVGDQKGRVGFGHGKAREVPEAIRKATEAAKRDLIFVPLRGGRTLHHDVHGRHGAGKVLLRSAKPGTGIIAGGPMRAVFETLGVHDVVAKSTGSSNPYNMVRATFDALKNQMHPKDIAAQRGMKYATLQSRRVSAGVASEE; from the coding sequence ATGGCACAAGAAAGAAGAGGTTCTCGCGAAGATCGCCAGAACCGCGAAGAGCGCGACAGCGAATTTGTCGATAAGCTCGTCGCTATCAACCGCGTCGCCAAGGTGGTGAAGGGCGGTCGTCGTTTCGGTTTCGCCGCTCTCGTCGTCGTAGGCGACCAGAAGGGCCGCGTCGGCTTCGGCCATGGCAAGGCACGCGAAGTGCCGGAAGCCATCCGTAAGGCAACGGAAGCCGCCAAGCGCGATCTGATCTTCGTACCGCTGCGCGGTGGCCGCACTCTGCACCACGACGTGCACGGCCGTCATGGCGCCGGCAAGGTGCTGCTGCGCTCGGCCAAGCCCGGTACCGGTATCATCGCCGGTGGCCCGATGCGCGCCGTCTTCGAGACGCTCGGCGTTCATGACGTCGTAGCCAAGTCGACCGGCTCGTCGAACCCCTACAACATGGTTCGCGCTACCTTCGACGCGCTCAAGAACCAGATGCACCCGAAGGATATCGCGGCACAGCGCGGCATGAAGTACGCCACGCTCCAGTCCCGTCGCGTTTCCGCCGGCGTTGCTTCCGAAGAATAA
- the rpmD gene encoding 50S ribosomal protein L30, with protein sequence MAKKEVAKKTVTVEQIGSPIRRPAVQRQTLVGLGLNKMHRVRTLEDTPAVRGMIRAVQHLVRVVDEK encoded by the coding sequence ATGGCTAAGAAGGAAGTTGCCAAGAAGACGGTTACCGTCGAGCAGATCGGTAGCCCCATTCGCCGTCCGGCCGTGCAGCGTCAGACGCTCGTCGGTCTGGGCCTCAACAAGATGCACCGGGTACGCACGCTGGAAGACACTCCGGCCGTTCGCGGGATGATCCGGGCCGTCCAGCACCTCGTTCGCGTCGTCGACGAGAAGTGA
- the rplO gene encoding 50S ribosomal protein L15 — MKLNEIKDNEGATKNRKRLGRGIGSGSGKTAGRGVKGQKARSGVAINGFEGGQMPIYRRLPKRGFNNIFASEFAVVSLGRIQAAVDAKKLDASKTVDAAALKAAGVIRRVKDGVRVLADGELKAKVSLEVAGASKPAIEKIEKAGGSVKLLSAAAE, encoded by the coding sequence ATGAAACTGAATGAAATCAAGGACAACGAAGGCGCGACCAAGAACCGCAAGCGTCTGGGCCGCGGTATCGGCTCCGGTTCCGGCAAGACGGCCGGTCGCGGTGTAAAGGGTCAGAAGGCGCGTTCGGGCGTCGCGATCAACGGCTTCGAAGGCGGTCAGATGCCCATCTACCGCCGCCTGCCGAAGCGCGGCTTCAACAACATCTTCGCTTCGGAGTTCGCTGTCGTGTCGCTCGGCCGGATTCAGGCCGCAGTCGATGCCAAGAAGCTGGACGCCTCCAAGACCGTCGATGCCGCCGCTCTCAAGGCCGCCGGCGTTATCCGCCGCGTCAAGGATGGTGTGCGCGTTCTCGCCGACGGCGAACTGAAGGCGAAGGTTTCGCTCGAAGTTGCCGGCGCCTCCAAGCCTGCGATCGAGAAGATCGAAAAGGCTGGCGGCTCCGTCAAGCTGCTCTCCGCAGCCGCTGAATAA